Part of the Solea senegalensis isolate Sse05_10M unplaced genomic scaffold, IFAPA_SoseM_1 scf7180000017266, whole genome shotgun sequence genome, ttattattatttattgatttaacctATATGAGCTGCATCCCCTGATACTTTGTAAACAGTCTTCCCTGTCCTCTCATATCTGCTgtctatataaaaataataatactacttatAGTAATACTAGAAATGAAGGAGATTTTGTCCGTTTTTTCTAAAACACTCCTGCTGGAAACCATGCTACCATggctcatttgttttgttgcaatGGTAAGAAGTATTTTTGGGCCAGAGGGCATCACGTGACCAACCTACAGTAGCATTTGTAATTCCACTGGCACAAGAAAGTGGAGCAGCGGTAACGGGTACAATTACAGTGCATCATCAGAACTGTCCGAGTCACTGTCACAATCATCCGGCTTGTGCAAGAAGCCGGATGATTGTCAGACAAAAGTCGCAGGTAGCAGTCTCTAGCTTgcatcttcttctctctgatgttCTGCTGCTTTCTCAGGATGATGCTCTGCAGACCTTTCAACCCCTCTTCACTAAAGCCACATGGCCAATcttacagatagaaaaaaatgagataaaacctATATTAGTTTATCAGcagtcattgttttgttatttaatgacataCTTTTCACTGTCTCACTAGAAAGTAGACTGGACAACTCTTGCGAGGTCTTTGCACGAGTTGAAAGCCATTTCCAGTGGTGGTCCATCTCCAGAACAAGAatattcttctcctcctccagtctcctTACTGCCATGATGATGTCAAACGCCTTTCTCTTTGTCCTTAGATCGACAGAGTCtcaaatgcatttctttttacaaagaTTTGAAGTGAATTCaattttattcacaacatacattatctcaaggcactgtacatagacaataTCATGAAGTTAGTTATATGTACTCTGTCAAAGAATGTCTAAAGTCCTGTAGGGTAACAGATCCTCATTTGAGGGTACtggttctgtgtttgtgtgtcatacCACTGTGTGGTAGCTGCCATGGCCAAGCTGTCTCGCCAGACACAATGGTTTCCATGCAAAGACTTTCTGTGCTTGGAactattttgttgtatttctccaCAACAGAGGTCAGGATCCCCTTCTCCTCCCTGATTTTGCGGCGGATCCTGGCATGACCTTTGTTGCCGTCAGTATCTTTATAAAGACGCTGTGAGCGTCTCTTTATACTGGTCACCAGCACCTCGATTCTACTGGCCAAGGCATCCACAtcatttgtgcttgtgtttgttgttgctgagaAGACATAGATTGCACTTTCCTTTAAATCACTTACAAAGTAAGCAACACTTTACTTGTCATTAATTTGTACTcatatttggaaataaaaatgtaccaatagggtgttatttattattctaagACAACTAAGcttcatattattattcatggatAAAAGTATTGCCAGTAATAATTTTCTCACCTTCTGCCCACTCTTTGACATCACTGACCCAGTCTTCCAAATGGCTCTCTGTCACTGCCAACTGAGCTTTCATGGACTCAACATTCTGTTCCTTGCTTTGTAGAGATTGTATGGTCTACATTGACACAATCAGAgataacaataaataagaaacaCATGTTCAGCCCATGGCTTTAAATACTGCTAACACAGAATattgaacatttaaagaaaaaaagaaaaatactgatgTCATTACCTTGTGATatctgtgagacagtgaggtgACCAAATTGTCCAACTTTTGCTGATTCCAGCGCATGGCCAAGAGAGTCAGCATGTCTGTGCGtcctacaaacacagaacatataTAATGTAACCATTATACCCATTTCTTATTATACATACCATCTAACTAGTGCAGTATGTGGTCATCTCACCAGCTTTTGACATGT contains:
- the LOC122764157 gene encoding uncharacterized protein LOC122764157 yields the protein MKPFLSVFHAKAHDFKCEVKWSGAYQEGAGLTLGEEVEQCNAFLSRIAVTTKHMSKAGRTDMLTLLAMRWNQQKLDNLVTSLSHRYHKTIQSLQSKEQNVESMKAQLAVTESHLEDWVSDVKEWAEATTNTSTNDVDALASRIEVLVTSIKRRSQRLYKDTDGNKGHARIRRKIREEKGILTSVVEKYNKIVPSTESLCMETIVSGETAWPWQLPHSGMTHKHRTSTLK